The following coding sequences are from one Kogia breviceps isolate mKogBre1 chromosome X, mKogBre1 haplotype 1, whole genome shotgun sequence window:
- the LOC131748004 gene encoding melanoma-associated antigen B3-like, whose translation MRRGRRSKLRTRERRRQAQSGTQGLTGAQATPAASSSSPPPPLGVTAQRKLGAKSCSTLKSPQRARATSTKPAGVSPGRSYKGAKGQMEKKQRSSQAPVSAVRSRKRALRKTANVLVQFLMHMYKKKKPAMKAHMLKLIRKKYQNQFPEILRRAAFNLEVVFGIDLKEVGRAKHSYTFVSKMALPNNGAVSRVRGFPKTGLLMHLLGVILMKDNCATEETIWEFLSKMRIYVGKRHFLFGEPKKLITEDLVKLKYLEYRQVANSDPARYEFLWGPRAHAETSKMKVLEFLAKVNHTVPSAFQSCYEEALKDEEERAQASGCSSALSSSSHTESRADPVLRG comes from the coding sequence ATGCGTCGGGGTCGGAGGAGTAAGCTCCGCACCCGTGAGAGACGCCGCCAGGCCCAGAGTGGGACCCAGGGTCTGACGGGTGCTCAGGCCACTCCGGCCGCCTCGTCttcgtctcctcctcctccccttggaGTTACTGCTCAGAGAAAGCTGGGTGCTAAGTCATGTAGCACTCTCAAGAGTCCTCAGAGGGCCCGAGCCACCAGCACTAAGCCTGCAGGTGTTTCTCCCGGAAGATCATACAAAGGAGCCAAAGGCCAAATGGAGAAAAAGCAGAGGTCCTCTCAGGCCCCCGTCTCCGCTGTGCGGTCTCGAAAACGCGCTCTAAGGAAGACAGCGAATGTGTTGGTGCAGTTCCTGATGCACATGTATAAAAAGAAGAAGCCTGCTATGAAAGCACATATGCTGAAGCTGATCCGCAAAAAGTACCAAAATCAATTCCCTGAGATCCTCAGAAGAGCTGCTTTCAACTTGGAGGTGGTATTTGGTATTGACTTAAAGGAGGTGGGCCGTGCCAAGCATTCTTACACCTTTGTCAGCAAGATGGCTCTCCCCAACAATGGGGCCGTGAGCCGTGTCAGGGGGTTCCCCAAGACTGGCCTCCTGATGCATCTCCTGGGCGTGATCCTCATGAAGGACAACTGCGCCACCGAGGAGACTATCTGGGAATTCCTGAGTAAGATGAGAATCTATGTCGGGAAGAGGCACTTCCTCTTTGGGGAGCCCAAGAAGCTCATCACCGAAGATTTGGTGAAGCTGAAGTATTTGGAGTACCGGCAAGTGGCCAACAGTGATCCAGCGCGCTACGAGTTCCTGTGGGGCCCGAGAGCCCACGCCGAGACCAGCAAGATGAAAGTCCTGGAGTTCCTGGCCAAGGTCAATCACACCGTCCCCAGTGCCTTCCAGTCTTGCTATGAAGAGGCTTTGAAAGATGAGGAAGAGAGAGCCCAAGCCAGTGGCTGTTCCAGTGCTCTGTCCAGCTCCTCCCACACAGAATCTAGGGCAGATCCTGTACTCCGTGGCTGA